In Lautropia mirabilis, one DNA window encodes the following:
- a CDS encoding pilus assembly protein, translated as MPRRVPRAVHAALLLMSCSLLSPVQAEISQRSLINKEVTVVEPNLMFTLDDSGSMAFNYLPDTDLEYHLFAFHPDEPDDYAPYKYEGLLATDDTNILAIRRRSPKVNTLYYDPDTRYEPWVDKNGVRMANADPRAVIYHVNHPNSKFKDLKLDITGERSVGERPVCVTPQGNQFVSDLREQKPCTGDGVTRTVAPATYYLPKDPKFKPPGDWTKDSASNYKRISIKDHQYFDRPFTRTDCLISKKNPNVRECTQAEEYQNFANWFQYHRTRMHVAIAAVGNAFATALGPDIRVGYGRINQGVLKPVDGVETIVVERGVRRFVNKNAAATTLNAGETDRSDFFNWLNTRTADGGTPLMRATNTVNNYFRRADAMGPWAAEPGRIGGKLNQRRNHLACRRSYHILMTDGQYTFPKYDPDHPERTEGMLQKDFPLESDNVDGEKIKDDRAPEKGGPARGSYQYRPQAPYKGVAYGSLADYAMDGWKNDLRPDLNNEVPTYEGNPSFWQNVTTYTLGFGVEGTLSYPDDLQKIINGSLSWPAEVKPGTPTAIDDLWHAAVNGHGKYVNVRNSAGFMSEMAGILAEIASRTGTSAGVAVASRALQANNQKFVPSYKTKDWTGDLKAYAVDAHGQQGALQWSVLERLPKPIDRTMYVGTGKFGRPAASPFYWDSAEDKPARRMTDEAKRELIKGAGKKDEDGSPLVLYLRGDRSESGKMFRTQLQSAVIGHIVNSQPAYIGSAIDRGYRYLPATFGGAKSGADSYKDYVAQKAARTCSATIQGGAAKVCGPAMVFVGSNEGFLHGFNANPDPAKNGGREIFAFAPFASLSELGRSSKPDFQARFMMDGPLIERDAFWGNRWHNVVVATTGAGPKAVFALDVTQTDFNGLDQAVLWELSDVNQSVKANADAIGHVLQEPEVGVLADGRWVVVIGNGYESRSKRAQLLVVELQTGQVIARLDTGVGSDSQPNGLGGVALVRDGNQVITGAFAGDLRGNVWKFDLAASHPSNWKVSYGKKPMFTAHDGRAITAAPVLVTHPLGGVMVLVGTGKLFEVGDNEIPADYDRDRGPFDSLYGLWDTARLSIDRNGNRTWAADDRKNADGSTSKGNDGIPIKLGTVVTRRLQVNPGMTLVKIPLEDSANRNLDWTRDRGWRVTLKDMIAVGGQRNIVTPQLMSGLVLFETMSPWVDEVTAACKPRIDTPGFALALDPLSGRMSPKALIDTNNDKLVDGGDAPVAGWELENWTGRSVVVTQPPAKPCGGLADCKPLPAQLCPEDSLANSLQNVGDAVQVCVGLPAPTRWWWREISVPDVTYNAGANPGQAQITVTAP; from the coding sequence ATGCCGCGCAGGGTTCCGCGTGCCGTGCATGCGGCGCTGCTGCTGATGTCGTGCAGCCTGCTGTCACCTGTGCAGGCCGAGATTTCCCAGCGGTCGCTCATCAACAAGGAAGTGACGGTTGTCGAGCCAAACCTGATGTTCACCCTGGACGACTCGGGTTCGATGGCCTTCAACTATCTGCCCGACACGGACCTGGAATATCATCTGTTCGCCTTCCACCCCGACGAGCCGGACGACTATGCGCCCTACAAATACGAGGGGCTGCTGGCCACGGACGACACCAACATTCTGGCAATCCGTCGACGTTCGCCGAAGGTGAACACGCTGTACTACGACCCGGATACACGGTATGAACCCTGGGTGGACAAGAACGGGGTGCGCATGGCCAACGCCGACCCCAGGGCCGTCATCTACCACGTCAACCACCCCAACTCCAAATTCAAGGATCTCAAGCTCGACATCACCGGGGAGAGGTCGGTGGGGGAGCGCCCGGTGTGTGTGACGCCGCAGGGGAATCAGTTCGTCAGCGACCTCAGAGAACAGAAGCCCTGCACGGGGGATGGCGTCACCAGGACGGTGGCACCGGCTACCTACTACCTGCCGAAAGACCCGAAATTCAAGCCGCCCGGGGACTGGACGAAAGACAGTGCCAGCAACTACAAGCGCATCTCGATCAAGGACCACCAGTATTTCGACCGGCCCTTCACACGCACCGACTGCCTGATTTCCAAGAAAAACCCCAACGTCCGCGAATGCACGCAGGCGGAGGAATACCAGAACTTTGCCAACTGGTTCCAGTATCACCGCACGCGGATGCATGTGGCCATTGCCGCCGTGGGCAACGCCTTTGCCACGGCCCTGGGGCCGGATATCCGCGTTGGCTATGGACGCATCAACCAGGGAGTGCTCAAGCCGGTTGATGGTGTGGAGACCATCGTGGTCGAGCGCGGGGTACGGCGCTTCGTCAACAAGAATGCCGCAGCCACCACATTGAATGCGGGTGAAACCGATCGTTCGGACTTCTTCAACTGGCTCAATACGCGAACGGCCGACGGTGGAACGCCCCTGATGCGGGCAACGAATACCGTCAACAACTACTTCCGGCGTGCCGACGCCATGGGCCCCTGGGCAGCGGAGCCGGGCCGGATAGGCGGGAAGCTGAATCAGCGCCGCAACCATCTGGCATGCCGTCGTTCCTATCACATCCTGATGACGGATGGGCAGTACACCTTCCCCAAGTATGATCCTGATCACCCGGAAAGAACCGAGGGGATGCTTCAGAAGGACTTCCCGCTCGAGTCCGACAATGTGGACGGCGAGAAGATCAAGGATGATCGTGCACCGGAAAAGGGCGGGCCGGCGCGCGGCAGCTATCAGTATCGTCCCCAGGCCCCGTACAAGGGAGTGGCTTATGGGTCGCTGGCCGACTACGCCATGGATGGCTGGAAGAACGATCTGCGTCCGGATCTGAACAACGAGGTCCCCACCTACGAGGGTAACCCTTCGTTCTGGCAGAACGTGACCACCTACACGCTGGGCTTCGGCGTGGAAGGCACGCTGTCGTATCCCGATGACCTGCAGAAGATCATCAACGGATCGCTCTCATGGCCCGCCGAGGTGAAGCCCGGCACACCCACCGCCATCGACGACCTGTGGCATGCGGCCGTCAACGGCCATGGCAAGTACGTCAACGTGCGCAACAGCGCCGGCTTCATGAGCGAGATGGCCGGCATCCTGGCCGAGATCGCCAGCCGTACCGGAACCTCGGCCGGGGTGGCCGTGGCGTCGCGTGCGTTGCAGGCCAACAACCAGAAATTCGTGCCCTCGTACAAGACCAAGGACTGGACGGGAGACCTGAAGGCCTATGCAGTGGATGCCCATGGCCAGCAGGGAGCGCTGCAATGGAGCGTTCTGGAGCGTCTGCCCAAGCCCATCGATCGGACCATGTACGTGGGGACCGGAAAATTCGGCAGACCGGCAGCTTCACCCTTTTACTGGGACAGCGCCGAAGACAAACCGGCCCGGCGCATGACCGACGAGGCCAAGCGCGAGCTGATCAAGGGGGCCGGCAAGAAGGACGAGGACGGCAGCCCGCTGGTGCTGTATCTGCGAGGTGACCGTTCCGAGTCGGGCAAGATGTTTCGTACCCAGTTGCAGAGTGCGGTCATCGGCCATATCGTCAATTCGCAGCCGGCCTACATCGGTTCGGCCATTGACCGCGGCTACCGCTACCTGCCGGCTACCTTCGGCGGCGCAAAGTCGGGCGCTGACAGTTACAAGGACTACGTGGCGCAGAAGGCAGCACGTACCTGCAGCGCGACCATCCAGGGCGGCGCTGCGAAGGTCTGCGGCCCCGCCATGGTGTTCGTGGGCAGCAACGAAGGCTTCCTGCACGGCTTCAATGCCAATCCCGATCCCGCCAAGAATGGTGGACGCGAGATCTTTGCCTTTGCCCCCTTTGCTTCTCTCTCCGAGCTGGGGCGCTCCTCGAAGCCAGACTTCCAGGCCCGCTTCATGATGGACGGCCCGCTGATCGAGCGGGATGCCTTCTGGGGCAACCGCTGGCACAACGTGGTGGTGGCCACGACCGGGGCAGGGCCCAAGGCCGTGTTCGCGCTGGACGTGACCCAGACCGACTTCAATGGTCTGGATCAGGCCGTGCTGTGGGAGCTGAGTGACGTCAATCAGTCGGTCAAGGCCAATGCGGATGCCATCGGCCATGTGCTGCAGGAGCCCGAGGTGGGCGTTCTGGCCGATGGCCGCTGGGTGGTGGTGATCGGCAACGGTTATGAGAGCCGCTCGAAGCGGGCCCAGCTGCTGGTGGTGGAACTGCAGACCGGGCAGGTGATTGCACGACTGGATACGGGCGTGGGCAGTGACAGTCAGCCCAACGGCCTGGGAGGCGTGGCCCTGGTGCGTGATGGCAACCAGGTGATCACGGGTGCCTTTGCCGGTGACCTGCGGGGCAACGTGTGGAAGTTCGATCTGGCCGCCTCCCACCCGTCGAACTGGAAAGTGTCGTATGGCAAGAAGCCGATGTTCACTGCGCACGACGGACGGGCCATCACCGCAGCGCCTGTCCTTGTCACCCATCCGCTGGGTGGCGTGATGGTGCTGGTGGGTACGGGCAAGCTCTTCGAGGTGGGTGACAATGAGATCCCGGCCGACTACGATCGGGACAGGGGGCCATTCGATTCACTCTATGGCCTGTGGGATACCGCACGGCTGAGCATCGATCGAAACGGAAACCGCACCTGGGCGGCCGATGACCGCAAGAACGCGGATGGCAGCACCAGCAAGGGCAATGACGGCATTCCCATCAAGCTTGGCACCGTGGTCACTCGCAGGCTGCAGGTGAATCCGGGCATGACACTGGTGAAGATCCCGCTGGAAGATTCGGCCAACCGAAACCTGGACTGGACGCGGGACCGGGGCTGGCGCGTGACGCTGAAGGACATGATCGCGGTGGGGGGGCAGCGCAACATCGTGACTCCGCAGCTGATGTCCGGTCTGGTGCTGTTCGAGACGATGAGTCCCTGGGTGGATGAGGTCACGGCGGCCTGCAAGCCCCGGATCGACACACCGGGGTTTGCCCTGGCGCTGGACCCGCTGTCCGGCCGCATGAGTCCCAAGGCACTTATCGACACCAACAACGACAAGCTGGTCGACGGTGGTGACGCACCGGTGGCGGGCTGGGAGTTGGAGAACTGGACGGGGCGTTCGGTGGTCGTGACCCAGCCGCCGGCCAAACCCTGTGGGGGGCTGGCTGACTGCAAGCCGCTGCCTGCCCAGCTGTGTCCGGAAGATTCTCTGGCCAATAGCCTGCAGAACGTGGGCGATGCCGTCCAGGTGTGCGTGGGCCTGCCTGCGCCCACGCGCTGGTGGTGGCGCGAGATCTCGGTGCCCGATGTCACCTACAACGCTGGTGCAAATCCTGGCCAAGCCCAGATTACTGTGACAGCACCCTGA
- a CDS encoding pilus assembly protein: MTDPCCGRPHAGSRDALSQAVRAALLLMSCALAPQAHAVISQESLIVKELPVVEPNLMFTLDDSGSMAFNFLPDTDLDDHLFALHPAEPRTGYTPWRVQGLLGTGDNDLLAARKRSPQVNTLYYDPDIRYEPWVDGTGVRMPNADPRKVKYHLGHSEEKIASLTMDITGLQPVHQPGMENPYEGACVRPQLEPKKGQECSVVDRSVTMIAPATYYLLKNPDNKPPVRWTLGDFQSSKDSASNYQRVSIMDHKEFVRANTRTDCKVTSPGASTRTCTQAEEYQNFANWFQYHRTRMHVAIAAVGNAFATALGKDIRVGYGRINKSAESVVDGALTSIVERGVRRFEGEDRSAFFTWLSQRTAKGGTPLMHSLQTVNRYFERKDYTGPWATTPGKQTGEKHLACRRSYHILMTDGQYTFYDDSPSHYTNESDNTSGEEIVDHRPGSSQGKIHSTYQYQPVRPFMSATPGTLADYAMDAWKRDLRPDLDNLVTPYDGNPSFWQNVTTYTLGFGVEGNIPYPDGLKGIMDGTREWPSRVEAESPSAVDDLWHAAINGHGKYVNVRNSSGFLTEMAGILADISSRTGSTSGVAVASRALQANNQKFVPSFKTKDWTGDLTAYAVDAAGNQGARQWSVLDHLPKPIDRRMYVGTGARSGAASSAFFWDTMSTDAKKALRDGALKGEGDGSKLVMYLRGDRSESGKAFREQLQSAVIGHIINSQPVYIGAPVDRGYRYLPATFGNTPSGAKSYTAYVAQKVARSCSTALQGGAAKVCGPSMVFVGSNEGFLHGFNANPDPAKDGGREIFAFAPYASLSQLGASSRSGFKARFMMDGPLIERDAYWGGRWRNVVVGTTGAGPKAMFAMDVTNTDFNGLKDSVLWELSDANQAVQAHGDAIGHVLQEPEVGVLADGRWVVVTGNGYESRSRRAQLLVIELSTGNVLARLDTGVGSNAQPNGLGGVTLVRDGNQVITAAYAGDLRGNLWKFDLASKTVSDWKVSYGQKPMFTTDDERPITAPPTTVTHPLGGVMVLVGTGKLFEVGDNKRPDTARGQALPVESIYGLWDYTRLVSDEKGKRAWVDGRQKDKDGVPIARSAVKTRKLNVIGSRYLAQTPFDDKANGILDWRKDSGWRIRLVDMIALGGQRNIIAPQLMSGLALFETMSPFVDEELGACAANVNTPGFSLVVDPLSGLMSPKSLIDTNRDRKINEADLQVAGWSVENWTGRSVILAEKPPRPCEGAGCQSQAQTRSVCPPDSLASSLQNVGDGKPVCVGVPSPTRWWWRELAIPDITYNPGAVPTAAGK; the protein is encoded by the coding sequence ATGACCGATCCCTGCTGCGGCAGGCCACATGCTGGAAGCAGGGACGCGCTCTCGCAGGCGGTCCGTGCCGCCTTGCTGCTGATGTCCTGCGCCCTTGCGCCGCAGGCACACGCTGTCATCTCGCAGGAATCGCTGATCGTCAAGGAGCTTCCGGTCGTCGAGCCGAACCTGATGTTCACGCTGGACGATTCGGGGTCGATGGCCTTCAACTTCCTGCCCGACACCGACCTGGACGATCATCTGTTTGCTCTCCATCCGGCCGAGCCCAGGACCGGGTACACGCCCTGGCGTGTTCAGGGACTGCTGGGTACGGGTGACAATGACCTGCTGGCGGCTCGCAAGCGCTCGCCGCAGGTCAACACGCTCTACTATGACCCGGACATTCGCTACGAGCCCTGGGTGGACGGAACAGGGGTGCGGATGCCGAATGCAGACCCCCGGAAGGTGAAGTACCACCTTGGCCATTCGGAGGAGAAGATCGCTTCGCTCACCATGGACATCACGGGACTCCAGCCCGTCCATCAGCCCGGGATGGAGAATCCGTATGAGGGAGCCTGCGTCAGGCCGCAGCTTGAGCCCAAGAAAGGGCAGGAGTGCAGTGTGGTGGACCGCAGCGTCACCATGATTGCACCGGCCACGTACTATCTGCTCAAGAACCCCGACAACAAGCCGCCCGTGAGGTGGACGCTGGGTGACTTCCAGTCGTCGAAAGACAGCGCCAGCAACTACCAGCGCGTCTCCATCATGGACCACAAGGAGTTCGTGCGGGCCAACACGCGTACTGACTGCAAGGTGACCAGTCCTGGTGCCAGCACCCGTACCTGCACGCAGGCGGAGGAATACCAGAACTTTGCCAACTGGTTCCAGTATCACCGCACACGGATGCATGTAGCCATTGCCGCCGTGGGCAATGCCTTTGCCACGGCACTGGGCAAGGATATCCGGGTGGGTTACGGACGCATCAACAAGAGCGCCGAAAGTGTTGTCGATGGTGCCCTCACCAGCATTGTCGAACGTGGGGTCCGCCGTTTCGAAGGCGAAGACCGGAGTGCATTCTTCACCTGGCTGAGCCAGCGTACTGCCAAGGGTGGTACACCGCTGATGCACTCCCTGCAGACGGTGAACAGGTACTTCGAGCGCAAAGACTACACGGGGCCCTGGGCAACAACGCCTGGGAAGCAGACAGGTGAGAAGCATCTGGCGTGCCGACGCTCCTATCACATCCTGATGACGGACGGCCAGTACACGTTCTACGATGATTCGCCGTCGCACTATACGAATGAGTCCGACAACACGTCAGGCGAGGAGATCGTCGATCACCGGCCGGGCAGCAGTCAGGGCAAGATCCATTCGACGTATCAGTACCAGCCCGTTCGTCCCTTCATGAGCGCGACCCCGGGTACGCTGGCCGACTATGCGATGGACGCCTGGAAACGGGACTTGCGTCCGGATCTGGACAACCTGGTCACGCCCTATGATGGAAACCCTTCGTTCTGGCAGAACGTCACCACCTACACGCTGGGGTTCGGCGTGGAAGGGAACATTCCCTATCCGGACGGGTTGAAGGGCATCATGGACGGCACGCGGGAGTGGCCGAGCAGGGTCGAGGCCGAAAGTCCCTCGGCCGTCGATGACCTCTGGCACGCTGCCATCAACGGCCACGGCAAGTACGTCAACGTGCGTAACAGCAGCGGCTTCCTGACGGAAATGGCGGGCATCCTGGCAGACATCTCCAGCCGCACCGGCAGCACCTCGGGCGTGGCTGTCGCCTCGCGGGCGCTGCAGGCCAACAACCAGAAGTTCGTGCCGTCGTTCAAGACGAAGGACTGGACCGGTGACCTGACGGCCTACGCCGTGGATGCCGCCGGCAACCAGGGCGCGCGCCAATGGAGCGTGCTGGACCATCTACCCAAGCCCATTGACCGGCGCATGTACGTGGGTACCGGCGCCAGGTCGGGGGCGGCCTCTTCGGCGTTCTTCTGGGACACGATGAGCACGGACGCGAAGAAGGCTCTGCGCGACGGCGCGCTCAAGGGGGAGGGTGATGGCAGCAAGCTGGTGATGTATCTGCGCGGGGACCGGAGCGAGTCCGGCAAGGCATTCCGTGAGCAGCTGCAGAGCGCCGTCATCGGCCACATCATCAACTCGCAGCCGGTCTACATCGGTGCCCCTGTCGATCGGGGCTACCGCTACCTGCCGGCGACCTTCGGAAACACCCCGTCGGGCGCAAAGAGCTACACCGCCTATGTGGCGCAGAAGGTGGCGCGCAGTTGCAGCACGGCCCTGCAGGGGGGCGCTGCGAAGGTCTGCGGTCCCTCGATGGTTTTCGTGGGAAGCAATGAGGGCTTCCTGCACGGCTTCAATGCCAATCCCGATCCGGCCAAGGATGGCGGCCGCGAGATCTTCGCCTTTGCGCCCTACGCATCGCTGTCGCAGCTGGGGGCCTCGTCCAGATCCGGTTTCAAGGCCCGTTTCATGATGGACGGCCCGCTGATCGAGCGGGATGCCTACTGGGGCGGCAGGTGGCGAAATGTGGTGGTGGGTACCACCGGGGCAGGGCCGAAGGCGATGTTCGCCATGGATGTGACGAACACCGACTTCAACGGGCTGAAGGATTCCGTGTTGTGGGAGCTGAGCGACGCCAACCAGGCGGTGCAGGCCCATGGCGATGCCATCGGTCATGTGCTGCAGGAACCTGAGGTGGGCGTGCTGGCCGATGGGCGATGGGTGGTGGTGACGGGCAATGGCTACGAGAGCCGCTCCCGACGTGCCCAGCTGCTGGTGATCGAGCTGTCGACGGGCAATGTCCTTGCGCGGCTGGACACGGGCGTGGGCAGCAATGCCCAGCCCAACGGTCTGGGCGGCGTGACGCTGGTGCGCGATGGCAACCAGGTCATCACCGCGGCCTACGCAGGCGACCTGCGCGGCAACCTCTGGAAGTTCGATCTGGCCAGCAAGACGGTGTCGGACTGGAAGGTGTCCTACGGCCAGAAGCCGATGTTCACGACGGATGACGAGCGCCCGATCACGGCACCGCCGACCACCGTCACGCATCCGCTGGGCGGGGTGATGGTGCTGGTGGGCACCGGCAAGCTCTTCGAGGTGGGTGACAACAAGCGGCCCGATACCGCCCGAGGGCAGGCGCTTCCGGTCGAATCGATCTACGGGCTGTGGGACTACACCCGGCTGGTTTCCGATGAGAAGGGCAAGCGCGCCTGGGTGGATGGCCGCCAGAAAGACAAGGATGGCGTGCCCATTGCCCGTTCGGCGGTGAAGACCCGCAAGCTGAATGTCATCGGAAGCCGTTATCTGGCGCAGACGCCTTTCGACGACAAGGCCAACGGGATCCTGGACTGGCGCAAGGACAGCGGCTGGCGCATTCGCCTGGTGGACATGATTGCGCTGGGCGGTCAGCGCAACATCATTGCGCCGCAGCTGATGTCCGGCCTGGCGCTTTTCGAGACCATGAGTCCCTTCGTGGATGAAGAGCTGGGAGCCTGCGCGGCCAATGTGAACACGCCGGGCTTCTCGCTGGTGGTGGATCCGCTCTCGGGGCTGATGAGCCCCAAGTCACTGATCGATACCAACCGGGACCGCAAGATCAACGAGGCAGACCTTCAGGTGGCGGGCTGGAGCGTGGAGAACTGGACCGGACGGTCGGTGATTCTGGCAGAGAAGCCGCCCAGGCCCTGCGAGGGCGCGGGTTGCCAGAGCCAGGCACAGACCAGGTCGGTCTGCCCGCCCGATTCACTGGCCAGCAGTCTGCAGAACGTGGGTGATGGCAAGCCGGTCTGCGTGGGCGTGCCGTCGCCCACCCGCTGGTGGTGGCGCGAGCTGGCCATTCCGGACATCACCTACAACCCGGGGGCCGTGCCCACGGCGGCAGGCAAGTGA